Proteins co-encoded in one Papaver somniferum cultivar HN1 chromosome 5, ASM357369v1, whole genome shotgun sequence genomic window:
- the LOC113278379 gene encoding auxin-induced protein PCNT115-like isoform X1 has translation MEGDQETVGRMKLGSEGFEVSKQGLGCAGMSDFYCHSKPDSDIISLIHHAIDKGITFFDTADITGLKTNEVLLGKSLVGVRDRVEVATKFGIIYEDGNSEIRGDPEYVRASCEASLIRLQTDYIDLYYIHRVDTTIPIEVTMGELKKLIEEGKIKYIGLSEASASTIRRAHAVHPITAVQPEWSLWSRDIEEDIISTCRELGIGIVPYCLLGRGFFSLGPKIVDNLADNDFRKVLPRFQLENLEQNKHMFDKVHEMAVNKGCTPSQLALAWLYHQGNDVCPIPGTTKIENLNQNIGSLEVKLTTSELVEMDSIDSEDAVKGDRSLLGILATWKASDTPVLLLKKMNYMHLFRFHSADVNYLVCDHGVFPLLCGLFF, from the exons ATGGAAGGTGATCAAGAAACAgtaggaagaatgaaattgggTAGTGAGGGATTTGAAGTATCAAAACAAGGACTGGGGTGTGCCGGTATGTCAGATTTCTACTGTCACTCAAAACCCGATTCCGATATAATTAGTCTCATCCACCATGCCATTGATAAGGGTATCACTTTCTTTGATACCGCAGATATTA ctggtttgaaaac TAACGAAGTTTTACTTGGAAAATCACTTGTTGGTGTAAGAGATAGAGTTGAAGTGGCTACAAAATTTGGAATTATATATGAAGATGGGAATTCAGAAATTCGTGGTGATCCGGAATATGTTAGAGCTTCTTGCGAAGCTAGCTTGATTAGACTTCAAACTGATTACATTGATCTTTACTATATACATAGAGTTGATACTACTATTCCCATCGAGGTTACG ATGGGGGAACTCAAGAAACTAATTGAAGAAGGGAAGATCAAATACATAGGACTCTCCGAAGCATCGGCTTCAACCATCAGGAGAGCACATGCTGTTCATCCAATAACAGCAGTTCAACCAGAATGGTCATTGTGGAGTAGGGATATAGAGGAAGATATAATTTCTACATGCAG AGAACTTGgtattggaattgttccatactGCCTTTTGGGAAGGGGATTCTTTTCTCTAGGCCCAAAAATTGTTGACAACCTAGCCGACAACGACTTCCGAAAGGT TCTACCAAGGTTTCAACTGGAGAATCTTGAGCAGAACAAACATATGTTTGACAAAGTACATGAAATGGCTGTCAACAAAGGGTGTACACCATCCCAACTTGCTTTGGCATGGCTATATCATCAAGGAAACGATGTTTGCCCAATTCCAGGCACAACCAAGATTGAAAACCTCAATCAAAATATTGGATCTTTAGAGGTGAAACTAACAACATCAGAATTGGTGGAAATGGATTCTATTGATTCCGAAGATGCAGTGAAGGGTGATAGATCCCTACTAGGGATCCTTGCAACTTGGAAAGCATCAGATACTCCTGTCCTCTTGCTAAAGAAAATGAATTACATGCATCTGTTTCGATTTCATTCGGCCGACGTGAACTACCTTGTGTGTGATCATGGTGTGTTTCCTTTGTTGTGTGgcttatttttttaa
- the LOC113280412 gene encoding protein NRT1/ PTR FAMILY 4.6-like, with amino-acid sequence MFFNVAFRWLDRASISDGNAGNWHLCSVSQVEGMKIVLRMLPVFFSSMIGYISLPLLLTLTIQQGVTMNTKLGAIHVPPASLFLIPVAFQLVILVLYDRLMVPFARKITGCPTGITHLQRAGVGFVANIIATVIGAVIKKKRKGVAEEYRLLDSGKPVPMHVMWLGLQFFAVGIVDISTFVGLLEFFNNEVSKGMKSLGTAIFWCNIGMSSFMGTVLVNVVNKATRNRGIGWLEGNNLNRNYLDRFYWLLAILGSVTFINYLYWARRYFSNLAILAVQPNKVAIEVQERLLVLHCYEPPPLRKFQLCLSEFYFVDTFSLSIHLLNRLTLTI; translated from the exons ATGTTTTTTAATGTTGCATTCAGATGGCTAGATAGGGCATCGATTTCTGATGGAAATGCCGGAAACTGGCACCTCTGTAGCGTTAGCCAAGTAGAAGGAATGAAGATTGTACTACGAATGCTCCCAGTGTTTTTCAGCTCAATGATCGGCTACATATCCCTCCCGTTACTCCTAACATTAACTATCCAGCAGGGTGTCACCATGAATACCAAATTGGGTGCAATTCACGTACCACCAGCGTCTCTCTTTCTTATTCCCGTCGCGTTCCAGTTAGTGATACTAGTCTTATACGATCGGTTAATGGTACCATTCGCCCGTAAAATTACAGGGTGCCCAACTGGGATAACTCACTTGCAGCGTGCTGGTGTTGGTTTTGTGGCTAATATTATAGCGACTGTTATTGGGGCAGTCATTAAAAAGAAACGGAAGGGTGTGGCAGAGGAATATCGATTGCTTGATTCAGGGAAACCAGTTCCTATGCATGTTATGTGGTTGGGTCTCCAATTCTTTGCTGTAGGCATAGTTGATATATCAACATTTGTTGGGTTGCTCGAGTTTTTCAACAATGAAGTGTCCAAAGGGATGAAATCGTTGGGGACTGCTATATTCTGGTGCAATATAGGTATGTCTTCTTTCATGGGGACTGTTCTTGTCAATGTAGTGAATAAAGCTACTAGAAATCGAGGGATTGGATGGTTAGAGGGAAATAACTTAAATCGAAACTATCTCGACCGGTTCTATTGGTTACTTGCTATCCTTGGTTCTGTAACTTTTATAAACTATTTGTACTGGGCAAGGAG GTATTTCTCAAACTTAGCCATACTTGCTGTCCAACCCAATAAGGTTGCTATTGAAGTACAAGAAAGATTACTAGTTTTGCACTGCTATGAACCTCCTCCATTACGCAAGTTTCAACTCTGTCTGTCAGAGTTTTACTTTGTGGATACTTTTTCATTAAGCattcatttactcaaccgtttgaCTTTAACCATTTAG
- the LOC113278379 gene encoding auxin-induced protein PCNT115-like isoform X2 yields MEGDQETVGRMKLGSEGFEVSKQGLGCAGMSDFYCHSKPDSDIISLIHHAIDKGITFFDTADITGASDNEVLLGKSLVGVRDRVEVATKFGIIYEDGNSEIRGDPEYVRASCEASLIRLQTDYIDLYYIHRVDTTIPIEVTMGELKKLIEEGKIKYIGLSEASASTIRRAHAVHPITAVQPEWSLWSRDIEEDIISTCRELGIGIVPYCLLGRGFFSLGPKIVDNLADNDFRKSLPRFQLENLEQNKHMFDKVHEMAVNKGCTPSQLALAWLYHQGNDVCPIPGTTKIENLNQNIGSLEVKLTTSELVEMDSIDSEDAVKGDRSLLGILATWKASDTPVLLLKKMNYMHLFRFHSADVNYLVCDHGVFPLLCGLFF; encoded by the exons ATGGAAGGTGATCAAGAAACAgtaggaagaatgaaattgggTAGTGAGGGATTTGAAGTATCAAAACAAGGACTGGGGTGTGCCGGTATGTCAGATTTCTACTGTCACTCAAAACCCGATTCCGATATAATTAGTCTCATCCACCATGCCATTGATAAGGGTATCACTTTCTTTGATACCGCAGATATTA cgggagcttcgga TAACGAAGTTTTACTTGGAAAATCACTTGTTGGTGTAAGAGATAGAGTTGAAGTGGCTACAAAATTTGGAATTATATATGAAGATGGGAATTCAGAAATTCGTGGTGATCCGGAATATGTTAGAGCTTCTTGCGAAGCTAGCTTGATTAGACTTCAAACTGATTACATTGATCTTTACTATATACATAGAGTTGATACTACTATTCCCATCGAGGTTACG ATGGGGGAACTCAAGAAACTAATTGAAGAAGGGAAGATCAAATACATAGGACTCTCCGAAGCATCGGCTTCAACCATCAGGAGAGCACATGCTGTTCATCCAATAACAGCAGTTCAACCAGAATGGTCATTGTGGAGTAGGGATATAGAGGAAGATATAATTTCTACATGCAG AGAACTTGgtattggaattgttccatactGCCTTTTGGGAAGGGGATTCTTTTCTCTAGGCCCAAAAATTGTTGACAACCTAGCCGACAACGACTTCCGAAAG AGTCTACCAAGGTTTCAACTGGAGAATCTTGAGCAGAACAAACATATGTTTGACAAAGTACATGAAATGGCTGTCAACAAAGGGTGTACACCATCCCAACTTGCTTTGGCATGGCTATATCATCAAGGAAACGATGTTTGCCCAATTCCAGGCACAACCAAGATTGAAAACCTCAATCAAAATATTGGATCTTTAGAGGTGAAACTAACAACATCAGAATTGGTGGAAATGGATTCTATTGATTCCGAAGATGCAGTGAAGGGTGATAGATCCCTACTAGGGATCCTTGCAACTTGGAAAGCATCAGATACTCCTGTCCTCTTGCTAAAGAAAATGAATTACATGCATCTGTTTCGATTTCATTCGGCCGACGTGAACTACCTTGTGTGTGATCATGGTGTGTTTCCTTTGTTGTGTGgcttatttttttaa